A genomic region of Cannabis sativa cultivar Pink pepper isolate KNU-18-1 chromosome 1, ASM2916894v1, whole genome shotgun sequence contains the following coding sequences:
- the LOC115706097 gene encoding LRR receptor-like serine/threonine-protein kinase GSO1, translated as MSCNKSLFFVVFLVISSGFTVLVRGKEKIDRNSSTLRTLLEIKKAIVDDPEKVLHGWSHNNTNFCKWRGVSCGRVDGSVRVMGLNLSDSSLGGLISPSVGRLGDLVQLDLSSNHLTGPIPPTLSNLTRLESLLLFTNQLSGPIPTQLGSLTTLRVMRIGDNVGLTGPIPASFGNLLNLEALGLASCSLTGPIPPELGRLSRLQNLILQENQLYGPIPAELGNCSSLEIFTAANNDINGSIPVELGHLQNLQNLNLINNSLSGKLPSELGELSQLVYLNLAGNQLEGPIPKSFTQLSNLYNLDLSHNKLTGGILGEFGNMGQLGFLVLSNNNLSGIIPRKICSNATSLEHLFLSETQIHGEIPVELSKCTSLTQLDLSNNTLNGSIPVEIYGLAGLTDLLLNNNTLTGSISPFIGNLTNLVTLTLYHNNLQGTLPKEIGKLGKLETFYLYENQLSGEIPMEIGSCSSLQMVDFFGNQFTGEIPITIGRLKDLNLLHLRQNGLVGGLPATLGNCQKMTILDLADNHLSGGIPATFGSLFALEQLMLYNNSLEGNLPDSLARLSNLTRVNLSRNRFNGSIAALCTSHSFLSFDVTDNKFDHEIPPQLGNSPLLERLRLGSNQFTGNIPGTLGKIHQLSLLDLSGNSLTGSIPGELSRCNKLAHVVLNNNLLSGMLPAWLGRLVELGELRLSSNMFSGSIPRQLFNCSKLLVLSLDGNSLNGTVPEDIGNLVSLNVLNLQHNHFSGQIPPTIGKLAKLYELKLSENSFNGAIPVEIGQLQNLQSVLDLSRNNLSGEIPPAIGSLTKLEALDLSSNQLVGEVPPQVGEMSSLVKLNLSNNILQGKLGKQFSHWPIEAFQGNFQLCGDPLDKCTVSKNQKAGLSPVLVVVISAVCTLTAIALLLLVAAKFFRHRKESYGRASDVNYIYSSSSSATQRRLLFPNGSAKRDLKWEDIMEATHNLSSEFIIGSGGSGVIFKAELSNGETVAVKKISSKDDLLANKSFTREVKTLGRIRHRHLVKLVGYCSNRGAGANMLIYEYMENGSVWDWLHKQPLTTKKKRSLDWENRLKIAVGLAQGVEYLHHDCVPMIIHRDIKSSNILLDSNMEAHLGDFGLAKPLVEFDGNTESNTWFAGSFGYVAPEYAYSLKATEKSDCYSMGIVLMELVSGKMPTDEAFGVEMDMVRWVESRMAMEGSCREDLIDPALKPLLPGEEYAVFQVLEIAMQCTKTSPQERPTSRQVCDQLLHVFNHKVVNFEKSNVDNYA; from the exons ATGAGTTGTAATAAGTCTCTGTTTTTTGTGGTTTTCTTAGTTATCTCATCTGGGTTTACTGTATTGGTACGAGGCAAAGAAAAAATTGATCGAAACAGCTCCACCTTGAGGACTCTTTTGGAGATAAAGAAAGCTATTGTGGATGACCCAGAAAAAGTTTTGCATGGTTGGAGTCATAACAATACCAACTTCTGTAAGTGGAGAGGAGTTTCGTGTGGCCGAGTTGATGGGTCAGTTCGAGTTATGGGGCTCAACCTATCCGACTCCTCACTTGGGGGGTTGATATCTCCTTCAGTGGGTCGTTTAGGAGACCTGGTTCAGCTTGATCTTTCTTCTAACCACCTCACTGGGCCCATCCCACCCACCCTTTCGAACCTTACTCGGTTGGAATCTTTGCTTCTCTTTACTAACCAACTCAGTGGGCCCATCCCCACTCAGCTTGGCTCCCTTACCACCCTCCGAGTCATGCGAATAGGCGACAATGTTGGACTCACCGGCCCCATTCCGGCATCGTTTGGGAACCTTCTCAACTTGGAAGCTCTGGGTTTGGCTTCGTGCAGTCTCACCGGTCCAATACCGCCGGAACTGGGGCGACTTAGTAGACTCCAAAATCTTATCTTACAAGAAAACCAGCTGTACGGTCCGATTCCAGCCGAGTTAGGCAACTGTTCCAGTCTCGAAATATTCACGGCGGCTAACAATGACATCAATGGATCGATCCCTGTAGAGTTGGGTCATCTCCAAAATCTCCAAAACCTCAACCTCATCAACAACAGCCTCTCCGGCAAGCTACCAAGTGAACTCGGAGAATTGAGTCAACTGGTCTACTTGAACCTCGCTGGGAACCAGCTCGAAGGTCCAATCCCCAAGTCTTTTACTCAACTGAGCAATCTTTATAATCTTGATTTATCACACAACAAGCTCACGGGCGGTATTCTAGGGGAGTTTGGCAACATGGGCCAACTGGGGTTCTTGGTTCTATCAAACAACAATCTGTCAGGCATAATCCCAAGAAAAATATGCTCCAACGCCACCAGTTTGGAGCATCTTTTCTTGTCAGAGACTCAAATTCACGGTGAGATTCCGGTGGAGCTGAGTAAATGTACCTCGCTTACTCAGCTCGACTTATCCAACAACACGCTTAATGGGTCTATTCCGGTCGAAATTTACGGTTTAGCGGGATTGACTGATCTCTTGCTCAACAACAACACCTTAACCGGTTCGATATCTCCCTTCATTGGGAACCTCACCAATCTCGTGACTCTCACGCTGTACCACAACAATTTACAGGGCACTCTGCCTAAAGAGATTGGAAAGTTGGGAAAGCTCGAAACTTTTTATCTGTATGAGAATCAGCTATCTGGGGAAATTCCCATGGAGATTGGAAGCTGTTCAAGTCTACAAATGGTTGACTTTTTCGGAAACCAATTCACTGGGGAGATTCCCATCACTATTGGAAGGCTTAAAGATTTGAACTTGCTTCATTTGAGGCAAAATGGGCTGGTGGGGGGACTTCCAGCAACTTTGGGAAACTGTCAGAAAATGACTATCCTTGATTTAGCGGATAATCATCTCTCTGGTGGCATTCCTGCCACTTTCGGTTCTCTTTTTGCTTTGGAGCAGCTTATGTTGTATAACAATTCCCTTGAAGGTAATCTTCCTGATTCGCTAGCTAGACTATCAAATTTGACAAGAGTGAATCTCTCTAGAAACAGATTCAATGGTAGTATTGCTGCCTTGTGTACTTCTCATTCTTTTCTCTCGTTTGATGTAACTGACAATAAATTTGATCATGAGATTCCTCCTCAGCTGGGGAATTCTCCTCTACTTGAGAGGTTGAGATTAGGAAGCAATCAGTTTACTGGTAATATCCCAGGGACATTGGGGAAAATCCATCAACTGTCATTGTTAGACCTCTCTGGCAATTCACTCACTGGTTCCATACCAGGTGAGCTCTCACGTTGTAACAAACTTGCCCATGTTGTTTTAAACAATAACCTTCTCTCCGGTATGCTACCAGCCTGGCTTGGAAGATTAGTTGAGCTGGGAGAGTTGAGGCTGTCATCTAATATGTTCTCGGGTTCGATTCCTCGACAACTTTTCAATTGTTCAAAGCTCCTTGTACTTTCTCTTGATGGAAATTCTCTTAATGGAACTGTGCCCGAAGATATTGGTAATTTGGTTTCACTTAATGTCCTCAACCTTCAACATAACCATTTCTCGGGACAGATTCCTCCAACTATAGGAAAGTTGGCCAAGCTTTATGAGCTCAAGCTTTCTGAGAACAGCTTCAATGGAGCAATACCTGTGGAGATTGGACAACTGCAGAATCTTCAGAGCGTTCTGGACCTCAGCCGCAACAATCTGAGTGGTGAAATCCCACCTGCTATTGGGTCGCTTACAAAACTTGAAGCCCTTGATCTTTCGAGTAATCAACTTGTTGGAGAAGTCCCTCCCCAAGTTGGTGAGATGAGCAGCCTGGTAAAGCTCAACCTCTCAAACAACATTCTACAAGGGAAGTTAGGGAAACAATTTTCACACTGGCCTATTGAAGCATTCCAGGGAAATTTTCAGCTTTGTGGAGACCCTCTAGACAAATGCACTGTCTCTAAAAATCAGAAAGCTGGCCTAAGCCCAGTATTAGTTGTGGTAATTTCTGCAGTGTGTACATTAACTGCAATTGCTCTGCTGTTATTAGTGGCAGCTAAGTTTTTCAGACACAGGAAAGAGTCTTATGGCAGAGCCAGTGATGTAAACTACATATACTCATCAAGTTCTTCTGCCACTCAGCGGAGGCTTCTCTTTCCAAATGGTTCAGCAAAGCGAGATttgaaatgggaagacatcatgGAAGCTACACACAATCTGAGCAGTGAGTTTATAATTGGCTCAGGAGGGTCAGGAGTAATCTTCAAAGCAGAATTGTCCAATGGAGAAACTGTAGCAGTCAAGAAGATTTCATCCAAAGACGATCTCCTAGCTAACAAAAGCTTCACGAGGGAGGTGAAGACGCTAGGGAGGATAAGACACAGGCATCTGGTAAAGTTAGTGGGATATTGTAGCAATAGAGGAGCTGGTGCTAATATGCTGATATACGAGTACATGGAGAATGGAAGCGTTTGGGATTGGCTTCACAAACAGCCTTTAACTACCAAGAAGAAGAGGAGTCTTGATTGGGAAAATAGATTAAAGATTGCTGTGGGATTAGCTCAAGGAGTGGAATATCTTCACCATGATTGTGTCCCAATGATCATACACAGAGACATTAAGTCGAGCAATATCTTGCTGGACTCGAACATGGAGGCACATCTGGGGGATTTCGGGCTTGCAAAGCCACTCGTTGAGTTTGATGGAAACACAGAATCAAACACATGGTTTGCTGGCTCATTTGGCTACGTTGCACCGG AGTATGCATATTCGTTGAAGGCGACAGAGAAGAGTGATTGTTACAGCATGGGAATTGTTCTAATGGAGCTTGTTAGTGGAAAGATGCCTACTGATGAAGCTTTCGGGGTGGAAATGGACATGGTGAGATGGGTGGAAAGTCGAATGGCAATGGAAGGTAGCTGCCGTGAGGACCTGATTGACCCAGCTTTGAAACCACTCTTGCCAGGAGAAGAGTATGCAGTGTTCCAGGTACTTGAAATAGCAATGCAGTGCACAAAAACCAGTCCCCAGGAAAGGCCCACGTCCAGACAAGTTTGTGATCAGTTGCTTCATGTTTTTAACCATAAGGTGGTGAATTTTGAAAAGTCTAATGTGGATAACTATGCATAA
- the LOC115706094 gene encoding mRNA cap guanine-N7 methyltransferase 2: MNQPVSLRNESTHHRLYDFAKSALIKIFVHPYAKVCDLYCGEGVDTEKWDEAQIGHYIGIDISSSGISQRKEEWESHRKVYTAEFIELDPCTEYVEPHLQEQSNSADYVCCLQQLQHCFQTEDRARRLLHNVSSLLKPGGYFFGITPDSSTIWAKYQKNVEAYHNKMASMKPNIVPNCIRSESYMITFEIEEEKFPLFGKKYQLKFTNDAAAETHCLVHFPSFIRLAREAGLEYVEIQNLTEFYEDNRAQFTGMIMNFGPNLVDPRGRLLPRSFDLLGLYTTFIFQKPDPDVAPPLMTPLLEDASYKNDEREWHATGWNDDEMAVHVEPPTVPPSLPTLPTMPVPPVPSVPPAAPAGLGNISEQKGILGPGPAELRFSEAL, from the exons ATGAATCAACCGGTGAGTCTCCGAAACGAGTCGACTCACCATCGTCTGTACGATTTCGCCAAGTCTGCTCTGATAAAGATTTTTGTTCATCCCTACGCCAAGGTTTGCGATTTGTATTGCGGAGAAGGAGTAGACACTGAGAAGTGGGACGAAGCTCAAATTGGTCACTACATTGGAATTG ATATTTCCTCGTCTGGAATTAgccaaagaaaagaagaatgggAGAGCCATAGAAAAGTTTACACTGCTGAGTTCATTGAGCTTGATCCTTGCACT gaatatgtagaaccacacTTGCAGGAGCAGAGCAATTCTGCTGATTACGTTTGCTGCTTGCAACAGTTGCAG CATTGTTTTCAAACTGAGGATAGAGCAAGAAGACTTCTCCATAATGTGTCGTCTTTGTTGAAACCAGGGGGTTATTTTTTTGGTATTACTCCTGACTCATCTACAATATG GGCGAAGTACCAAAAGAATGTGGAAGCATACCATAATAAGATGGCCAGCATGAAGCCCAACATTGTTCCCAATTGCATTCGATCGGAAAGTTATATGATCACCTTTGAAATCGAGGAGGAAAA GTTCCCATTATTTGGAAAGAAATATCAGCTAAAATTCACCAATGATGCCGCTGCTGAAACCCATTGCCTGGTTCATTTCCCAAGCTTCATCAG GTTGGCCAGAGAAGCTGGTCTTGAGTACGTAGAAATTCAAAACCTAACTGAATTTTACGAAGACAACAG AGCGCAATTTACAGGCATGATTATGAATTTTGGTCCCAACCTGGTTGATCCGAGAGGGAGACTTCTTCCTCGATCATTTGACTTGTTAG GTCTGTATACCACATTCATATTTCAAAAGCCTGATCCAGATGTTGCTCCACCTCTTATGACGCCATTACTGGAAGATGCAAGTTATAAGAATGATGAG AGAGAATGGCATGCTACCGGTTGGAACGATGATGAAATGGCTGTGCATGTGGAGCCACCAACGGTACCACCCTCTCTACCAACACTGCCCACAATGCCAGTGCCGCCAGTTCCATCTGTACCACCGGCGGCACCTGCTGGACTTGGTAACATAAGTGAGCAAAAGGGAATTTTAGGGCCTGGCCCTGCCGAGTTACGTTTTTCTGAGGCACTCTGA
- the LOC115706095 gene encoding uncharacterized protein LOC115706095, producing MSAKEETLVEAALQVLNTADPFEKARLGDSVASRWLQGEITRPYHPTLDPIVPDRPARLSDVKLVSPSLMPKLGKAGSLQSRQAIVHSLTHTESWAIDLSWDIIARFGKQEAMPREFFTDFVKVAQDEGRHFTLLAARLKELGSYYGALPAHDGLWDSATSTSKDLLARLAVEHCVHEARGLDVLPTTISRFRNGGDNETADLLESVVYPEEVTHCAAGVKWFKYLCLRSPTLSLPDSLASREGEVGSEAIEENEEIIKKFHSIVRSYFRGPLKPPFNEEARKAAGFGPQWYEPLAFKESPLQ from the exons atgAGTGCGAAGGAGGAGACGTTGGTGGAAGCTGCGCTCCAAGTTCTCAACACGGCTGACCCATTTGAAAAGGCTCGGCTTGGCGATTCGGTTGCCTCTCGATGGCTTCAAGGAGAGATTACTCGTCCCTACCATCCAACTCTAGACCCCATCGTACCGGATCGACCCGCCAGGCTCTCCGAC GTTAAGTTGGTGTCTCCAAGCCTTATGCCGAAGCTTGGGAAAGCTGGGAGCTTACAGAGTAGACAGGCCATTGTTCATAGTCTTACCCATACTGAAAGCTGGGCTATTGACTTGTCTTGG GATATTATTGCCCGTTTTGGTAAGCAAGAGGCAATGCCGAGAGAGTTCTTCACGGATTTTGTTAAGGTGGCTCAGGATGAAGGTCGCCACTTTACTCTTCTTGCGGCAAGACTCAAGGAGCTGGGGTCTTATTATGGAGCTTTACCAGCTCATGATGGCCTTTGGGACTCTGCCACTTCCACTTCCAAGGATCTGCTGGCTCGTCTAGCAGTTGAGCATTGCGTCCATGAG GCAAGAGGACTCGATGTTTTACCAACAACTATCAGCCGATTTCGCAATGGAGGTGACAATGAAACAGCTGATCTACTTGAGAGCGTAGTTTATCCTGAAGAGGTTACCCACTGTGCAGCTGGAGTCAAATGGTTCAAGTATCTCTGCCTGAGGTCTCCAACTCTTTCACTTCCAGATAGTTTGGCATCTCGAGAAGGCGAAGTTGGAAGTGAAGCAATAGAGGAGAAtgaagaaataataaaaaagttccATTCTATAGTCAGATCATACTTCAGGGGACCATTGAAGCCTCCTTTCAATGAAGAAGCCAGAAAAGCTGCTGGCTTTGGCCCCCAATGGTATGAACCACTGGCTTTCAAAGAGAGTCCCCTCCAATGA
- the LOC115706093 gene encoding dihydrolipoyllysine-residue acetyltransferase component 1 of pyruvate dehydrogenase complex, mitochondrial: protein MVLSRLRQPVISRTPALLRARLLSSSSSRSFARSCSELNSIVGDQNTLQRPTSLFTLGRVQGVSFVHKQWIGVKHFSTTDPSHQVLGMPALSPTMDQGNIAKWRKKEGDKIEVGDVLCEIETDKATLEFESQEEGFLAKILVPEGSKDVPVGQPIAITVEDQDDIQNIPASVAGGPEIKREISSNQDVKNEDKAQETSSVKINTSDLPPHILLEMPALSPTMNQGNITTWRKKEGDKIEVGDVLCEIETDKATVEFESLEEGYLAKILAPEGSKDVLVGQPIAVTVEELADLETVKNSVSSGSSVKEDKPIHRDVRKETSAPKTSVKRVSPSAKLLITEHGLDISVLEASGSHGTLLKGDVMAAIKSGVGSYKASSSKEKTPLSPQIHKDRTTQAPPPKSRSSSEKPDSFEDFPNSQVRKVIARRLLESKQNTPHLYLSSDVILDPLLSLRKDLKEKHDVKVSVNDIVIKAVAVALRNVPEANAYWNAEKEEVILCDSVDISIAVATEKGLMTPIVRNADQKTISAISREVKELAEKARMGKLKPHEFQGGTFSISNLGMFPVDQFCAIINPPQSGILAVGRGNKVVEPVIDSDGIEKAAAVTKMNMTLSADHRVFDGKVGGAFLSALSSNFSDIRRLLL from the exons ATGGTGCTTTCGCGGCTTCGACAGCCCGTAATCTCGCGGACTCCTGCTCTGTTACGAGCTCGTCTCCTCTCATCTTCATCCTCCAGATCCTTCGCTCG AAGTTGCAGTGAGCTAAATTCTATTGTGGGTGATCAGAACACTTTACAgag GCCCACATCATTGTTCACACTTGGCAGAGTTCAGGGTGTATCTTTTGTTCACAAG CAATGGATTGGTGTCAAGCACTTCTCAACTACAG ATCCTTCACATCAAGTGCTTGGGATGCCTGCTTTGTCTCCTACAATG GATCAAGGTAACATAGCAAAGTGGAGGAAGAAAGAAGGAGATAAG ATTGAAGTGGGTGATGTACTATGTGAAATCGAAACTGACAAAGCTACTCTTGAGTTTGAAAGTCAAGAAGAAGG GTTTCTTGCTAAGATACTGGTACCAGAAGGTTCAAAAGATGTACCTGTGGGACAACCTATTGCAATAACG GTTGAAGACCAAGATGATATACAAAACATCCCTGCATCTGTAGCAGGAGGACCTGAGATTAAAAGGGAGATATCATCTAATCAGGATGTCAAGAATGAGGACAAGGCGCAAGAAACAAGTTCTGTGAAGATAAATACTTCTGATCTTCCTCCACATATTCTTCTTGAAATGCCAGCTCTATCCCCAACAATG AACCAAGGGAATATTACTACatggagaaagaaagaaggagaCAAG ATTGAAGTGGGTGATGTGCTATGTGAGATAGAAACTGATAAAGCAACCGTTGAATTTGAAAGTCTTGAAGAAGG GTACTTGGCTAAAATACTAGCGCCCGAAGGTTCAAAAGATGTGCTTGTGGGGCAACCAATTGCAGTAACA GTTGAGGAACTGGCCGATTTGGAAACtgtaaaaaattctgtaagcaGTGGTTCATCTGTAAAAGAGGATAAGCCAATTCATCGTGATGTTAGGAAAGAAACTAGTGCACCAAAAACCTCTGTTAAAAGAGTTAGTCCGTCTGCAAAGTTGTTAATCACGGAACATGGGTTGGACATTTCAGTATTGGAGGCATCGGGTTCTCATGGTACGTTATTGAAAGGCGATGTGATGGCGGCAATCAAATCAGGAGTAGGATCTTATAAAGCTTCTTCGTCAAAAGAAAAGACACCATTGTCCCCTCAAATTCATAAAGATCGAACTACTCAGGCACCACCACCAAAGTCAAGATCTTCCTCTGAGAAGCCAGATTCATTTGAAGATTTCCCTAACAGTCAAGTTCGCAAG gTGATTGCTAGAAGATTGTTGGAATCAAAACAAAATACACCACACTTGTATTTATCATCAG ATGTTATTCTGGATCCTCTTCTTTCACTTAGAAAGGATCTTAAAG AGAAACATGATGTCAAAGTATCAGTGAATGATATTGTGATTAAAGCTGTAGCTGTTGCATTAAGAAATGTACCAGAAGCAAATG CTTACTGGAATGCTGAGAAAGAAGAAGTCATTCTATGCGATTCTGTTGATATATCAATTGCAGTGGCCACTGAGAAG GGTTTGATGACTCCAATAGTGAGGAATGCTGACCAAAAAACAATATCGGCCATCTCCCGAGAG GTCAAGGAACTAGCTGAAAAGGCTCGAATGGGAAAGCTTAAGCCACACGAATTCCAAGGGGGGACTTTCAG CATTTCAAACTTGGGAATGTTTCCAGTGGACCAATTTTGTGCTATTATTAACCCTCCACAG TCTGGTATCCTTGCTGTAGGCAGAGGCAACAAAGTTGTAGAACCAGTCATTGACAGTGACG GAATTGAGAAAGCAGCAGCTGTAACCAAAATGAATATGACATTGTCAGCTGATCATCGTGTTTTTGATGGCAAAGTTGGAG GTGCATTCCTCTCAGCCTTAAGTTCAAACTTCAGCGACATTAGACGGCTTCTTTTGTAA
- the LOC115706096 gene encoding uncharacterized protein LOC115706096 — translation MDHRTEAELTHMEMETETAVQPDEVVANATTSSSNHGNPVWDLLTLARHLINQGKPSQALQAVVMAMRSEGGDEAVFRSLHRARELYQSRLRDNAAADQLASLFAECAIAEAQPLKAELVRPNYYEGESLVVGADDGGGGTSILAESGRMQIVLDAFSDGSSFICLQCGGLVSNNRRDEHYAYWCCQI, via the coding sequence ATGGATCATCGAACCGAAGCCGAACTGACTCATATGGAGATGGAGACGGAGACGGCGGTTCAGCCAGATGAGGTGGTAGCCAACGCGACCACCAGTAGCAGCAACCATGGTAACCCCGTTTGGGATTTGCTTACATTAGCTCGACATCTTATCAACCAGGGGAAGCCTTCTCAAGCTCTCCAAGCAGTGGTAATGGCAATGAGATCTGAAGGTGGGGATGAGGCTGTATTTCGGTCGTTGCATCGTGCGCGTGAGTTATACCAAAGTAGATTGAGAGATAACGCGGCTGCTGATCAGCTAGCTTCGTTGTTCGCTGAATGTGCAATAGCCGAAGCCCAGCCATTAAAGGCCGAGCTAGTTAGACCTAATTATTACGAGGGGGAATCGTTGGTTGTGGGCGCCGATGATGGTGGTGGTGGAAcctctatactggccgaatcgGGAAGGATGCAGATTGTGTTGGATGCATTCTCGGATGGGAGTAGCTTTATCTGTTTACAATGCGGAGGCCTTGTTAGCAACAACCGCAGAGATGAGCACTATGCATATTGGTGCTGCCAAATTTGA